From the Fibrobacter sp. genome, the window AGAACAATATTCCTTGGGAATTTCATACCCTGGTATGGGGCAGCCAGTATCCCACCTGGATGAATAACCTTTCACAGGCAGATTTTTTAATAAGCGGCAGATAATTGTTTTTTATTTACAGAGTGACTCCTTAAGGTAATTCGCTTCCTCACAAGCACACCCTCACCTCTATGGTCATTCCTGAGAAATCAGGAATCCAGTCTGTCTTCAGCGCCCCTTTCCCCTCCTTGACCACTGATCAAGCGCTACAGCCAGAACCAGAACCGATCCCAGTATAATCTTCTGCATCTGTGCAACTATCCCCATCATCGACATGCCATTCTTAATGGAGGCCATTATAAAGGCGCCAAGTATCGACATACCCACAGAACCGCTTCCGCCCATCAGGCTGGTTCCTCCTATCACACAGGCTGCTATAGCCTCCAGCTCCTTTAAATCACCGATATCAGGAGCCGCGGAACTCAGTTCGGAAATGGTTATTATTCCGCAAACCGCCGAAAGCATGGTCATCAGACCAAATACCAGAATTGTGTTGCGGGGAATCGAAATGCCGGAGTAAAGGGCCGCCTGCTTGTTACCCCCGATAGCATAAACATAGTGTCCAAAAGGGGTGTAACGGGCTATCAGACTTACAAGCACAGCAGCAACCAGAAGAATCAAAGCCTGAACAGGGATACCATCACCGCTTACCAGTGTAATAACTATACCTGTGATAGCCGCCGCCAGGATAGTCACTTTGAGTACTTCAACCCACAATGGCACAGGAGCCGGAAGATCCGCCTTTTTCAGCCGTAACCGTTTTACAGCAGTCAAGGCAACCGGCGCGGCGATGACAACTGCCATAAGTGAAAAACTCACGTAATCGGGAGTGAAATCCTGAGCGATTGATTTTATCCATGACACCCGCACCGGAATCGATTGACGGGCAATATACTGGGTAACTCCTCTGTAGGCGATCAGTCCGCCGAGAGTGACTACAAAAGCGGGAATATTTAAATAGTGGATCAGCGCTCCATGCAAACACCCTGTGAGAAAGCCCAGAACAAGCACCAGGAAAATGGCTGCAAGTGGATTCATATCCATATGAGCTATAAGAGCCGCAGTCAGCGCTCCGAACATTCCAAGTGCAGACCCCACAGAGAGGTCGATATTCCCGGACACTATCACCAGTGTCATTCCAACAGAAAGAATTGCCACAACAGTAACCTGTCGGAACAGATTTGCCAGATTCTCTGCTCTTAGGATGTAGCCGCCGGAGAGGATGTTGAAAACAATCAGAATAAGTGCCAGGAGAAAAAGCATGAATACAACACGTTTGTTTGTAGCTTTCCACAATTCAAGCAGTTTTTCCTTCATCGATACTACCCTTCCTGTTTGCTATATTCCCGATTATGAGATTCAATTGTCCCCACACCAGTGGCTATCCCCATTACCTCTTCCTCGGTAACCCGGCCATGTTCGAACTCGCCTCTGTTACGCCCGCCCTGCAGCACAATGATACGGTGGGAAACCCCGATAACTTCAGGCAGTTCCGATGAAACAAAAAGAATGCTTATTCCCTCCGATGCCAATTGATGGATCAGGGCATAGATTTCCTGCTTTGAACCGACATCGACTCCTCTGGTGGGATCGTCAAGAAGAATAAGCTTGGGATTGACCATGAGAAATCTTGAAAGTATGACTTTCTGCTGATTGCCTCCTGAGAGGTTTGAGACATTGAAATCAAGTGATGGAGTCTTGATACGGAGGCGGTTTACATAACTGCGACACTCACTGAGAGCATCAGGACCGTTTATCATACCTTTACTGGTAAACCTTTCCAGAGCGGAAAGGGTCATATTCTCCTGCACGCTGGCTGTCGCGACCAGGCCGTATCGTTTGCGGTCCTCTGTAACAAGCACAATCCCCCTTGCAATCGCGTCTGCGGGACTGGCCGGGCAGTACTCTTTTCCGTCGAAAGTCAATTTTCCCGTGTAATGACCGCTGAATACACCATAGATAAGACTGAACAGAGCTGTACGGCCGGCACCAAGTAAACCGGCAATTCCCAGAACTTCCCCTTGTCTGCATTCAAGAGAGAGCGAATCAATAATCTTTTTTTCATTGCTTACAAGGGTGATGTTATCCAGTTTCAGGATGACCTGATCAGAATGCTTCGCGTGAGCAGGAAATACTTTGTCAAGAGTACGCCCGATCATGTCTTTCACAACTGCACTCATATCGAGGGAATCACTGGTATAACGGTTGACTGCTTTTCCGTTTCTGAGAACAGTTACCCTGTCTGCCAGTTCCCTTATCTCGTTCAGCTTGTGGGAGATGTAAACTATGGCTATCCCTTTGCTTTTGAGAGATCTGATTATTGTAAAGAGCTTCTCCACATCGTGCTCAGGAAGAGCTGCGGTGGGTTCATCGAAGATAAGCAGGCGGGCTTTTCTGGAGAGCGCTTTTGCGATTTCAACCATCTGCTGCTGCCCGATAGTGAGATCCGATGCAATTGCACCGGGGCTAATGGAAGATCCGAGCATCTCCAGGAGCTCTCCGGATTTCTTGTGCATTGTTACAAAATCGATAAGCCCGTGGATTCGCGGCTCGTGACCCAGAAAAATGTTCTCAGCAACAGTCAGGTTGTTTGCAAGAGAGAGCTCCTGGTATATTACCTGAATCGAAGCTGCATCGCTGTCGCGGACCGAATGAAACCTGGCCTCTTTACCGTCAATCAACATACGCCCCGTGTAAAGACTGCAGGGCCATACTCCTGCTATAACCTTTATCAGAGTAGATTTACCTGCTCCATTTTCTCCAACCAGAGCATGAATCTCTCCCTCTTCAAAGTCTACCGATACATTGTCCAGTGCCCGTACACCGGGAAACTCGATTGTGACATTCTGCAGAGAAAGAAGCGGCATGATTCCTGTATCTCTTTTGACTGTAATTTCATGTTAATCATGCCCGCTTTCTGCGGGCATGAACAGCTTATTTAAACACGACCTCTCTTGCGTGAAACCCGTCACTTATAACCGTTTCTTCCATGTTATCCTTTGTCACCGGGACAGGGTGACTGCAAAGACATGTCATCACTGGCCAGGTATCTTCTTGAGGCAGCCGGAATCAGGGCCCGGCTTGTGCTTGTCAACACAGAGATGCGCAACGGTATCACAAATGTCCCGACCAGCCCTGATTTCAACCATTGTATCGTTGCCTTTAAAATCGATGACAGGCAGTATTATATGGACTGTACGGATGACTGTCTGAATTTCGGCTATCTTCCGGAGATGGACCAGGGGGCGGTAGCACTCATTGTCGATGATTCCACGAGAAATCTTATTACTTTGCCGCTGGATTCCTCTGATAACCGTTAT encodes:
- a CDS encoding sugar ABC transporter permease; this encodes MKEKLLELWKATNKRVVFMLFLLALILIVFNILSGGYILRAENLANLFRQVTVVAILSVGMTLVIVSGNIDLSVGSALGMFGALTAALIAHMDMNPLAAIFLVLVLGFLTGCLHGALIHYLNIPAFVVTLGGLIAYRGVTQYIARQSIPVRVSWIKSIAQDFTPDYVSFSLMAVVIAAPVALTAVKRLRLKKADLPAPVPLWVEVLKVTILAAAITGIVITLVSGDGIPVQALILLVAAVLVSLIARYTPFGHYVYAIGGNKQAALYSGISIPRNTILVFGLMTMLSAVCGIITISELSSAAPDIGDLKELEAIAACVIGGTSLMGGSGSVGMSILGAFIMASIKNGMSMMGIVAQMQKIILGSVLVLAVALDQWSRRGKGR
- a CDS encoding sugar ABC transporter ATP-binding protein, whose amino-acid sequence is MPLLSLQNVTIEFPGVRALDNVSVDFEEGEIHALVGENGAGKSTLIKVIAGVWPCSLYTGRMLIDGKEARFHSVRDSDAASIQVIYQELSLANNLTVAENIFLGHEPRIHGLIDFVTMHKKSGELLEMLGSSISPGAIASDLTIGQQQMVEIAKALSRKARLLIFDEPTAALPEHDVEKLFTIIRSLKSKGIAIVYISHKLNEIRELADRVTVLRNGKAVNRYTSDSLDMSAVVKDMIGRTLDKVFPAHAKHSDQVILKLDNITLVSNEKKIIDSLSLECRQGEVLGIAGLLGAGRTALFSLIYGVFSGHYTGKLTFDGKEYCPASPADAIARGIVLVTEDRKRYGLVATASVQENMTLSALERFTSKGMINGPDALSECRSYVNRLRIKTPSLDFNVSNLSGGNQQKVILSRFLMVNPKLILLDDPTRGVDVGSKQEIYALIHQLASEGISILFVSSELPEVIGVSHRIIVLQGGRNRGEFEHGRVTEEEVMGIATGVGTIESHNREYSKQEG